One Candidatus Nitrososphaera evergladensis SR1 genomic window carries:
- a CDS encoding potassium transporter TrkG yields the protein MQNDVLERPITSYMNRLYVVLDENTNVASAVRQMNSQNAETIIVSKNGRPAGIVTDSDILDQVVMKGEDSDQVFLKAIMSKPLVTISPRGTIRQALQLMRINQVKRLPVVADGSEVLGIVTQVALANAVRTSVLEKTFSHYRSGMFTEKYKPILGNLGILLQFSGVLLVVPAFIGAALGESTSATGILFAVIGLSFAGFFLTHIGEKGPMNLKQASIFIVSGFLLLSLFGSIPYIYLDPFRPSDEMSLSSLFVNSFFESASGFTTTGLSIISNPQDLPKSLDFYHSYTQWVGGLSFMYLVMIIFFPERKLNAMKSVLGGGMLRVKELLITIVVIFTAYTIILVLAMVFVGQTDVLNATALVFSSITGGGFLPDTDLISPLHPERMTFVAVGMILSALPFAFHYYIFAAKSGLRERRTISLEVAVFFLVMAASIPIFYVLAGGLDNTIDPAGVATATAEGSDSSNRRSSSGDVVVDIYSAAFHVLSSATTTGFQYLNIQSLSPVAKMSLILLMLVGGTAFSTAGGIKIGRFVILYQELAKKAKEKTTTTASSPSPPIATGSTSTSTSISSTANPYRSSEFFEGLQEHNQKKQIDAEEEKIDRQKATHFVKRVKVTTSKKIVREILLVISLYISISVATGYIISVVTGSSLEDALFESVSAISTAGLTAGITSVDLDPFSKLILAANMIVGRFEIIAILYIFFSYFRK from the coding sequence ATGCAGAATGATGTACTAGAAAGACCGATCACTTCGTACATGAACCGGCTGTATGTAGTTCTTGATGAAAATACAAATGTTGCAAGCGCCGTCCGGCAGATGAACTCCCAGAATGCAGAAACAATTATTGTATCTAAAAATGGCCGGCCCGCAGGCATTGTCACTGACAGCGACATCCTCGACCAGGTGGTGATGAAAGGCGAGGATTCCGACCAAGTCTTTCTCAAGGCCATAATGTCAAAGCCGCTTGTCACCATCTCTCCAAGAGGCACAATAAGGCAGGCCTTGCAGCTTATGCGCATAAACCAGGTGAAGCGGCTCCCCGTTGTTGCCGATGGTTCAGAGGTACTTGGCATAGTTACCCAGGTAGCCCTGGCAAATGCTGTAAGGACATCGGTCCTTGAGAAGACTTTTAGCCATTACAGGAGCGGTATGTTTACAGAAAAATACAAGCCCATTCTTGGCAACCTAGGAATTCTCCTACAATTTTCAGGGGTGCTGCTTGTAGTTCCAGCGTTTATAGGAGCCGCCCTGGGCGAGAGTACGAGTGCGACAGGCATCCTCTTTGCAGTCATCGGACTTTCGTTTGCAGGGTTCTTTTTGACGCACATCGGCGAGAAGGGTCCGATGAACCTAAAACAGGCATCGATATTCATTGTAAGCGGTTTTCTTTTGCTGAGCTTGTTCGGCTCGATACCATACATCTACCTTGATCCATTTAGGCCGAGTGACGAGATGTCTCTTTCTTCGCTGTTCGTGAACAGCTTCTTTGAAAGTGCGTCCGGCTTTACCACCACCGGCCTTTCCATCATTAGCAATCCCCAAGACCTACCAAAGAGCCTTGACTTTTACCATTCGTATACTCAGTGGGTCGGAGGCCTGAGCTTCATGTACCTGGTAATGATCATATTCTTTCCCGAAAGAAAATTGAATGCCATGAAGAGTGTCCTTGGAGGCGGCATGCTAAGGGTAAAGGAGCTCTTGATCACCATCGTCGTGATCTTTACTGCCTACACCATAATCCTTGTCCTTGCAATGGTATTTGTTGGCCAAACAGATGTCCTGAACGCCACCGCACTTGTATTTAGCTCAATTACAGGCGGCGGGTTTCTCCCTGATACGGACTTGATAAGCCCGTTACACCCGGAAAGGATGACTTTTGTGGCGGTGGGAATGATCCTCTCGGCTCTACCTTTTGCGTTTCATTACTATATCTTTGCCGCCAAGTCAGGACTGCGGGAGAGAAGGACGATAAGTCTGGAAGTAGCAGTCTTTTTCCTCGTAATGGCAGCATCAATTCCCATATTCTATGTATTGGCCGGAGGCCTTGACAACACCATCGACCCAGCAGGGGTGGCGACAGCAACAGCAGAAGGAAGTGATAGTAGCAATAGAAGGAGCAGCAGTGGCGATGTTGTCGTCGACATCTATAGTGCTGCATTTCATGTACTCAGCAGCGCGACTACTACCGGCTTTCAGTACCTCAACATCCAATCACTTTCCCCCGTTGCAAAAATGTCTTTGATCCTGCTCATGCTTGTTGGAGGAACGGCATTTTCCACAGCTGGAGGAATAAAGATCGGCAGGTTTGTCATACTCTATCAAGAACTCGCAAAGAAGGCAAAGGAGAAGACAACAACAACAGCATCATCACCATCTCCTCCAATAGCAACAGGCTCTACTTCTACTTCAACTTCTATTTCGTCCACAGCCAATCCGTACAGGAGTTCAGAGTTTTTTGAGGGACTGCAAGAACATAATCAAAAGAAGCAAATAGATGCGGAAGAAGAGAAGATCGATCGTCAAAAAGCAACGCACTTTGTGAAGAGGGTGAAGGTCACAACAAGCAAGAAAATAGTGCGGGAAATCCTACTCGTCATCTCCCTCTATATCTCCATCTCGGTGGCTACCGGATACATTATCAGTGTTGTTACTGGATCTAGCCTTGAGGACGCGTTGTTTGAATCGGTGTCTGCAATATCTACGGCAGGATTGACCGCAGGAATAACGTCGGTCGACCTGGACCCATTTTCAAAACTAATTCTTGCCGCAAATATGATTGTCGGCAGGTTTGAAATTATTGCCATACTGTATATTTTCTTTAGCTACTTTAGAAAATAA
- a CDS encoding class I SAM-dependent methyltransferase: MFTNAHAYDRFMGRWSRLVAPLLIEFAKLPESGQILDVGCGIGSLAFTIARLRPHCNVLGIDASSDYIGYAKSQIRSSSRRIQLKVGDAQNLPFPDAMFDSSLSLLVLNFIPDARRAVYQMTRVTRPRGRVVAAVWDYGGRMEMLRIFWDAAVALDTDAERFDERKMPLCHEGELSALWRSAGLYDISEHPLEVKMNFKSFPDYWDPFLLGQGPAGAYVRRIGKDRSLMTLREDLRERLGLQDETTPFTLHGQVWAVRGSVPESK; the protein is encoded by the coding sequence ATGTTCACCAACGCCCATGCATATGATCGATTTATGGGTCGATGGAGCCGCCTAGTCGCGCCACTCTTGATAGAATTTGCAAAGCTCCCTGAAAGTGGCCAAATCCTTGACGTTGGCTGTGGTATTGGCTCTTTGGCTTTCACTATTGCAAGGCTTAGGCCTCACTGCAATGTACTTGGCATCGATGCCTCAAGCGACTACATTGGTTATGCCAAATCCCAGATTCGTTCTAGCAGTAGGAGGATCCAACTCAAAGTCGGCGACGCACAGAATCTTCCTTTTCCAGACGCAATGTTTGATAGTAGCTTGTCTTTGCTTGTGCTAAACTTTATCCCAGACGCTCGGAGGGCGGTCTATCAAATGACAAGAGTCACAAGGCCGAGAGGTCGGGTTGTAGCAGCGGTATGGGATTATGGCGGCCGCATGGAAATGCTACGAATATTTTGGGACGCAGCAGTGGCATTGGATACGGATGCTGAAAGGTTCGACGAAAGGAAGATGCCGCTATGCCATGAGGGTGAGCTCTCTGCACTATGGAGGTCTGCTGGACTTTACGATATCTCTGAACATCCACTGGAAGTTAAGATGAATTTCAAATCTTTTCCGGACTATTGGGACCCCTTTCTTCTTGGCCAAGGTCCTGCTGGCGCGTATGTAAGGCGGATTGGGAAAGACAGATCTCTGATGACGCTGCGCGAAGATTTGAGGGAACGGTTGGGGCTCCAAGATGAAACAACTCCATTTACGCTGCATGGCCAAGTTTGGGCCGTACGTGGTTCCGTCCCAGAATCAAAATGA